The Amblyraja radiata isolate CabotCenter1 chromosome 1, sAmbRad1.1.pri, whole genome shotgun sequence genome contains a region encoding:
- the c1h4orf48 gene encoding neuropeptide-like protein C4orf48 homolog gives MFAAPSLALLLLLVTAVTTTTGFLTEANADAGTVIPAESRPCVDCHAFEFMQRALQDLKRTANNLNTRTNDLLLRVEKRALCDCLPSNL, from the exons atGTTCGCTGCTCCTTCCCTCGCTCTGCTCCTCCTGCTCGTCACCGCCGTCACCACCACAACCGGCTTCCTCACCGAGGCCAATGCCGACGCCGGCACCGTGATCCCGGCTGAAA GTCGTCCCTGTGTTGATTGCCATGCTTTTGAATTCATGCAGAGAGCACTGCAGGACTTGAAAAGAACTGCAAATAACTTAAATACAAGG ACGAATGACCTGCTCCTGAGAGTGGAAAAGCGGGCTTTGTGTGACTGCCTGCCTTCAAACCTATAG